One window of the Populus nigra chromosome 4, ddPopNigr1.1, whole genome shotgun sequence genome contains the following:
- the LOC133692590 gene encoding uncharacterized protein LOC133692590 isoform X1: MASNSVLYGCSLVSYQYTSAATIIVGRRTVAISGNGFRAWKPIRLARNCCSYSCSYPNPNDSAFVVANDEKYGNKQNISLTPRLYDYILSNVREPEILRQLREETASMRGSQMQVGMVSPDQAQLLAMLVQILGAKRCIELGVYTGYSSLAVALVLPDSACLVACERDAKSLEVAKKYYELAGVSHKVDVKHGMAAEILKSLILNGESCSYDFAFVDAEKRMNQEYFELLLQLVRVDGVIVIDNVLWHGKVADPLVNDAKTVSIRSFNKNIMEDPRVSISMVPIGDGMTICRKR; encoded by the exons ATGGCGAGCAACTCGGTGCTTTATGGGTGCTCTTTGGTATCATATCAATACACCAGTGCTGCCACTATTATCGTAGGGAGAAGAACAGTAGCAATTTCTGGAAATGGATTTAGGGCTTGGAAACCGATTCGTCTAGCCAGAAATTGTTGCTCCTACTCCTGCTCCTACCCCAATCCCAACGACTCCGCGTTTGTAGTTGCAAATGACGAAAAGTACGGCAACAAACAGAACATAAGTCTAACTCCTCGCCTTTATGACTACATCCTCTCCAACGTTAGAGAGCCTGAg ATTTTAAGGCAACTTCGAGAAGAGACTGCTTCCATGCGAGGTAGCCAGATGCAGGTAGGCATG GTATCTCCTGACCAGGCGCAACTGCTTGCCATGCTTGTCCAGATTCTTGGTGCGAAACGCTGTATTGAACTTGGTGTTTACACC GGATATTCGTCGTTGGCTGTTGCTTTAGTACTGCCAGATTCTGCTTGCTTAGTTGCCTGTGAAAGAGATGCTAAGTCTCTAGAGGTTGCAAAAAAGTATTATGAGCTAGCTGGTGTTTCCCACAAG GTTGATGTGAAGCATGGAATGGCAGCGGAAATCCTAAAATCATTGATTCTGAATGGTGAATCCTGCAG CTATGATTTTGCATTTGTTGATGCTGAGAAGAGAATGAATCAGGAGTATTTTGAATTGCTATTACAACTG GTTAGGGTTGATGGTGTCATTGTCATTGACAATGTTCTTTGGCATGGAAAAGTTGCTGACCCGCTG GTAAATGATGCTAAGACGGTTAGCATCagaagtttcaataaaaatataatggagGATCCACGTGTCAGCATCAGTATG GTACCTATCGGGGATGGCATGACAATCTGCCGGAAGAGATGA
- the LOC133692590 gene encoding uncharacterized protein LOC133692590 isoform X2: protein MASNSVLYGCSLVSYQYTSAATIIVGRRTVAISGNGFRAWKPIRLARNCCSYSCSYPNPNDSAFVVANDEKYGNKQNISLTPRLYDYILSNVREPEILRQLREETASMRGSQMQVSPDQAQLLAMLVQILGAKRCIELGVYTGYSSLAVALVLPDSACLVACERDAKSLEVAKKYYELAGVSHKVDVKHGMAAEILKSLILNGESCSYDFAFVDAEKRMNQEYFELLLQLVRVDGVIVIDNVLWHGKVADPLVNDAKTVSIRSFNKNIMEDPRVSISMVPIGDGMTICRKR, encoded by the exons ATGGCGAGCAACTCGGTGCTTTATGGGTGCTCTTTGGTATCATATCAATACACCAGTGCTGCCACTATTATCGTAGGGAGAAGAACAGTAGCAATTTCTGGAAATGGATTTAGGGCTTGGAAACCGATTCGTCTAGCCAGAAATTGTTGCTCCTACTCCTGCTCCTACCCCAATCCCAACGACTCCGCGTTTGTAGTTGCAAATGACGAAAAGTACGGCAACAAACAGAACATAAGTCTAACTCCTCGCCTTTATGACTACATCCTCTCCAACGTTAGAGAGCCTGAg ATTTTAAGGCAACTTCGAGAAGAGACTGCTTCCATGCGAGGTAGCCAGATGCAG GTATCTCCTGACCAGGCGCAACTGCTTGCCATGCTTGTCCAGATTCTTGGTGCGAAACGCTGTATTGAACTTGGTGTTTACACC GGATATTCGTCGTTGGCTGTTGCTTTAGTACTGCCAGATTCTGCTTGCTTAGTTGCCTGTGAAAGAGATGCTAAGTCTCTAGAGGTTGCAAAAAAGTATTATGAGCTAGCTGGTGTTTCCCACAAG GTTGATGTGAAGCATGGAATGGCAGCGGAAATCCTAAAATCATTGATTCTGAATGGTGAATCCTGCAG CTATGATTTTGCATTTGTTGATGCTGAGAAGAGAATGAATCAGGAGTATTTTGAATTGCTATTACAACTG GTTAGGGTTGATGGTGTCATTGTCATTGACAATGTTCTTTGGCATGGAAAAGTTGCTGACCCGCTG GTAAATGATGCTAAGACGGTTAGCATCagaagtttcaataaaaatataatggagGATCCACGTGTCAGCATCAGTATG GTACCTATCGGGGATGGCATGACAATCTGCCGGAAGAGATGA
- the LOC133692591 gene encoding probable plastid-lipid-associated protein 10, chloroplastic translates to MNMAFATSSYPATGKRPIFKIINPFTCNAATRRNFTVRRNFSCSATVATDITARVSEFEIENKKNDLLRLVQDTQRGLVTTPDQRSSIEEALVSLEGYNMGESVDLVRLDGTWRLQYTSAPDVLVLFESAARFPFFQVGQIYQKFECRDQSDGGVIRNVVQWSIPTLLEEQEGATLLVSAKFNVVSARNIYLQFEEISIQNIRISEELQALIAPALLPRSFLSLQILQFIRTFKAHVPVRNPGDPGRRSVGGLYYLSYLDRNMLLGRAVGGGGVFVFTRAQPIDL, encoded by the exons ATGAACATGGCTTTTGCTACTTCATCGTATCCTGCAACTGGAAAGAGAcccattttcaaaattattaaccCTTTTACTTGTAACGCTGCCACTAGAAGAAATTTCACCGTTCGAAGAAACTTTTCATGTTCAGCAACTGTAGCTACTGATATCACTGCTCGG GTATCTGAATTTGAGattgagaacaaaaaaaatgatttgttgaGATTGGTCCAAGACACGCAACGAGGGCTTGTTACCACTCCTGATCAACGCTCTTCTATTGAGGAGGCTCTA GTGAGCTTGGAAGGATACAACATGGGTGAGTCAGTTGACCTGGTGCGGCTGGATGGCACATGGCGCCTACAGTACACCTCTGCCCCTGATGTTCTTGTTCTCTTTGAATCTGCTGCAAGGTTTCCCTTCTTTCAG GTTGGGCAGATCTACCAGAAATTTGAATGTAGAGATCAGTCTGATGGTGGTGTCATTCGCAATGTTGTTCAATGGAGTATCCCAACATTGTTAGAG GAACAAGAAGGTGCTACTCTCCTTGTTTCCGCAAAATTTAATGTTGTTTCTGCACGCAACATCTATCTTCAGTTTGAAGAG ATAAGCATTCAAAATATTAGAATCAGTGAAGAGTTGCAAGCTTTAATAGCTCCGGCACTGCTACCTCGTTCATTTCTTAGTCTACAG ATCCTACAGTTTATCCGTACTTTCAAAGCTCATGTTCCTGTAAGAAACCCAGGAGACCCAGGGAG GCGATCAGTGGGAGGCCTATATTACCTCTCCTATCTGGATCGCAATATGCTTTTGGGGCGTGCTGTAGGAGGTGGTGGAGTTTTTGTCTTTACCAGAGCTCAGCCTATTGACTTGTGA
- the LOC133690825 gene encoding uncharacterized protein LOC133690825 isoform X2 — protein sequence MLSLPNFTGGTTALSSPRSLAPPRSRHSVFKKVTVPSRYPCCCSSLRLQELSIQEPLEESREIFRLQTQNDEDDPVPRDQEEERGISKIQVSREKYIPVSKAELLDAVLLKLFDSQDDDANQFLLLSSCLDSILHAEHKSILEEMRTDYSLTHSIDDEATSDEKSGSSDGREEADRENPGSVSNKINGNGSVGKLEEETEVDRPLHFDYGLDLRNFLSSPVTNDKRCSNGECRLAVATRFQRSFMQLLNNAQFQELSAGDLMLTSALNSDYLLTLPVYVDWKKASESNAIIFRRGYATERQKGLLIVEKLDYVQSRLLQGIFFLISKPVGKVGIWIKEAIRNAFESHEVQDWIKKMTPWLEQLSLFQQSYFSNEQASDNPPEIDQLSDTELPIWLAAQRAVSRYEGFLSPVGPRGRLFRKLLTWIGFLPPLPEKPFELDSYSNASEPRLRPIFLSRISLSDIWRPATRKYCRNNIWKMLKTSFSILLSQSALQEPAFQELILLYTTETSDSNPKDKAEVPALELKIYERIPIPDLPVRLDAATILGLLAYFINYKFEILSSPSAIFLDVVAITALIIYVTRVALGYKQTWDRYQLLVNKTLYEKTLASGFGSVHFLLDASEQQQYKEAILAYAILLKETNGQVACHRSVGDECERFLYDVFKVKVEMPVEEAMNTLIRLGLVIETPIDGRGTRLQAVPCEKAHEILKERWNSLLC from the exons ATGTTATCTCTTCCTAATTTCACCGGTGGCACCACCGCTCTGTCATCTCCACGTTCGTTGGCGCCACCTCGCTCTCGCCATTCGGTGTTTAAGAAGGTTACTGTTCCCTCCAGATATCCTTGCTGCTGCTCTTCTTTGAGACTTCAGGAATTATCAATTCAGGAGCCTTTAGAAGAATCGAGAGAGATCTTTAGATTACAAACACAGAATGATGAAGATGATCCTGTTCCAAGAGaccaagaagaagagagagggaTTTCTAAAATACAAGTGAGCAGGGAGAAATACATACCCGTTTCCAAGGCAGAGCTTTTGGATGCTGTTTTATTGAAGTTATTCGACTCTCAAGATGATGATGCTAATCagttccttcttctttcttc GTGTTTGGACTCTATTCTACACGCAGAACACAAAAGTATTTTAGAGGAAATGAGGACAGATTACTCACTTACTCATTCCATTGATGATGAAGCGACAAGTGATGAGAAATCAGGTAGTTCAGATGGAAGAGAGGAGGCTGACAGGGAAAATCCTGGCTCAGTTAGCAATAAGATCAATGGAAACGGGAGCGTGGGGAAATTAGAAGAGGAGACTGAAGTTGATAGACCATTGCATTTTGATTATGGTCTAGACTTGAGAAACTTTTTAAGCTCTCCAGTAACAAACGACAAGAGATGTTCTAATGGAGAGTGCAG ACTTGCTGTTGCCACCCGCTTCCAGCGTTCTTTTATGCAACTTCTTAATAATGCTCAGTTTCAAGAACTATCAGCTGGGGATTTGATGCTGACATCTGCCTTGAACTCAGATTACCTCCTTACTTTGCCAGTATACGTGGACTGGAAGAAAGCATCTGAATCCAATGCAATAATCTTCAG GAGGGGCTATGCAACTGAGAGGCAGAAAGGTCTGCTTATTGTTGAAAAGTTGGATTACGTTCAGTCCAGGCTTCTGCAGGGTATTTTCTTCCTTATATCAAAACCAGTGGGGAAAGTTGGCATATGGATAAAAGAG GCTATTAGAAATGCTTTTGAGAGCCATGAAGTACAAGATTGGATTAAGAAAATGACACCTTGGCTTGAGCAACTGTCACTTTTTCAGCAATCGTATTTTAGTAATGAACAAGCTTCTGATAATCCACCGGAGATTGACCAACTATCAGATACTGAACTTCCAATTTGGCTAGCAGCACAGAGGGCAGTAAGTCGGTATGAAGGTTTTCTGTCACCTGTTGGACCCCGTGGAAGGCTCTTCAGGAAGTTACTCACATGGATTGGATTTCTACCTCCTTTGCCGGAAAAGCCATTTGAACTTGACAGTTATAGTAATGCTTCTGAACCTCGTTTAAG GCCGATTTTCTTATCAAGGATATCACTTAGTGATATATGGAGACCTGCTACAAGAAAATACTGCAGAAACAATATTTGGAAAATGCTAAAGACTTCCTTTTCCATACTACTTTCTCAGTCAGCCCTCCAG GAACCTGcatttcaagaattaattttgcTTTATACCACGGAAACAAGTGATAGCAATCCTAAAGATAAAGCTGAGGTTCCAGCATTGGAGCTAAAGATCTATGAAAGAATTCCCATTCCTGATTTACCG GTACGCTTGGATGCAGCTACGATATTGGGACTTTTGGCATACTTCATAAACTACAAATTTGAGATCTTATCTTCCCC ATCGGCAATATTTCTTGATGTAGTTGCTATCACTGCTCTGATAATATATGTGACTCGTGTGGCTTTGGGTTACAAACAGACATGGGATAGATATCAA CTGCTGGTTAACAAAACGCTTTATGAGAAAACACTGGCAAGTGGCTTTGGCTCGGTTCATTTTCTTCTCGATGCTTCTGAACAGCAGCAA TATAAGGAAGCCATATTGGCATATGCGATCCTGCTTAAAGAAACAAATGGACAG GTCGCTTGTCACCGAAGTGTTGGAGATGAATGTGAGAGATTTCTGTACGATGTGTTTAAAGTAAAG GTTGAAATGCCAGTTGAAGAAGCAATGAATACTTTGATTAGGCTAGGCCTTGTTATAGAAACACCCATTGATGGAAGAGGAACCAGGTTGCAGGCTGTTCCTTGTGAAAAGGCCCATGAGATTCTTAAAGAACGCTGGAATAGTTTGCTTTGTTAG
- the LOC133690825 gene encoding uncharacterized protein LOC133690825 isoform X1, producing MLSLPNFTGGTTALSSPRSLAPPRSRHSVFKKVTVPSRYPCCCSSLRLQELSIQEPLEESREIFRLQTQNDEDDPVPRDQEEERGISKIQVSREKYIPVSKAELLDAVLLKLFDSQDDDANQFLLLSSCLDSILHAEHKSILEEMRTDYSLTHSIDDEATSDEKSGSSDGREEADRENPGSVSNKINGNGSVGKLEEETEVDRPLHFDYGLDLRNFLSSPVTNDKRCSNGECRLAVATRFQRSFMQLLNNAQFQELSAGDLMLTSALNSDYLLTLPVYVDWKKASESNAIIFRRGYATERQKGLLIVEKLDYVQSRLLQGIFFLISKPVGKVGIWIKEAIRNAFESHEVQDWIKKMTPWLEQLSLFQQSYFSNEQASDNPPEIDQLSDTELPIWLAAQRAVSRYEGFLSPVGPRGRLFRKLLTWIGFLPPLPEKPFELDSYSNASEPRLRPIFLSRISLSDIWRPATRKYCRNNIWKMLKTSFSILLSQSALQEPAFQELILLYTTETSDSNPKDKAEVPALELKIYERIPIPDLPVVFPHKKLSFRIIDTVRLDAATILGLLAYFINYKFEILSSPSAIFLDVVAITALIIYVTRVALGYKQTWDRYQLLVNKTLYEKTLASGFGSVHFLLDASEQQQYKEAILAYAILLKETNGQVACHRSVGDECERFLYDVFKVKVEMPVEEAMNTLIRLGLVIETPIDGRGTRLQAVPCEKAHEILKERWNSLLC from the exons ATGTTATCTCTTCCTAATTTCACCGGTGGCACCACCGCTCTGTCATCTCCACGTTCGTTGGCGCCACCTCGCTCTCGCCATTCGGTGTTTAAGAAGGTTACTGTTCCCTCCAGATATCCTTGCTGCTGCTCTTCTTTGAGACTTCAGGAATTATCAATTCAGGAGCCTTTAGAAGAATCGAGAGAGATCTTTAGATTACAAACACAGAATGATGAAGATGATCCTGTTCCAAGAGaccaagaagaagagagagggaTTTCTAAAATACAAGTGAGCAGGGAGAAATACATACCCGTTTCCAAGGCAGAGCTTTTGGATGCTGTTTTATTGAAGTTATTCGACTCTCAAGATGATGATGCTAATCagttccttcttctttcttc GTGTTTGGACTCTATTCTACACGCAGAACACAAAAGTATTTTAGAGGAAATGAGGACAGATTACTCACTTACTCATTCCATTGATGATGAAGCGACAAGTGATGAGAAATCAGGTAGTTCAGATGGAAGAGAGGAGGCTGACAGGGAAAATCCTGGCTCAGTTAGCAATAAGATCAATGGAAACGGGAGCGTGGGGAAATTAGAAGAGGAGACTGAAGTTGATAGACCATTGCATTTTGATTATGGTCTAGACTTGAGAAACTTTTTAAGCTCTCCAGTAACAAACGACAAGAGATGTTCTAATGGAGAGTGCAG ACTTGCTGTTGCCACCCGCTTCCAGCGTTCTTTTATGCAACTTCTTAATAATGCTCAGTTTCAAGAACTATCAGCTGGGGATTTGATGCTGACATCTGCCTTGAACTCAGATTACCTCCTTACTTTGCCAGTATACGTGGACTGGAAGAAAGCATCTGAATCCAATGCAATAATCTTCAG GAGGGGCTATGCAACTGAGAGGCAGAAAGGTCTGCTTATTGTTGAAAAGTTGGATTACGTTCAGTCCAGGCTTCTGCAGGGTATTTTCTTCCTTATATCAAAACCAGTGGGGAAAGTTGGCATATGGATAAAAGAG GCTATTAGAAATGCTTTTGAGAGCCATGAAGTACAAGATTGGATTAAGAAAATGACACCTTGGCTTGAGCAACTGTCACTTTTTCAGCAATCGTATTTTAGTAATGAACAAGCTTCTGATAATCCACCGGAGATTGACCAACTATCAGATACTGAACTTCCAATTTGGCTAGCAGCACAGAGGGCAGTAAGTCGGTATGAAGGTTTTCTGTCACCTGTTGGACCCCGTGGAAGGCTCTTCAGGAAGTTACTCACATGGATTGGATTTCTACCTCCTTTGCCGGAAAAGCCATTTGAACTTGACAGTTATAGTAATGCTTCTGAACCTCGTTTAAG GCCGATTTTCTTATCAAGGATATCACTTAGTGATATATGGAGACCTGCTACAAGAAAATACTGCAGAAACAATATTTGGAAAATGCTAAAGACTTCCTTTTCCATACTACTTTCTCAGTCAGCCCTCCAG GAACCTGcatttcaagaattaattttgcTTTATACCACGGAAACAAGTGATAGCAATCCTAAAGATAAAGCTGAGGTTCCAGCATTGGAGCTAAAGATCTATGAAAGAATTCCCATTCCTGATTTACCG GTCGTTTTTCCACACAAAAAGCTGTCTTTCCGTATCATTGACACG GTACGCTTGGATGCAGCTACGATATTGGGACTTTTGGCATACTTCATAAACTACAAATTTGAGATCTTATCTTCCCC ATCGGCAATATTTCTTGATGTAGTTGCTATCACTGCTCTGATAATATATGTGACTCGTGTGGCTTTGGGTTACAAACAGACATGGGATAGATATCAA CTGCTGGTTAACAAAACGCTTTATGAGAAAACACTGGCAAGTGGCTTTGGCTCGGTTCATTTTCTTCTCGATGCTTCTGAACAGCAGCAA TATAAGGAAGCCATATTGGCATATGCGATCCTGCTTAAAGAAACAAATGGACAG GTCGCTTGTCACCGAAGTGTTGGAGATGAATGTGAGAGATTTCTGTACGATGTGTTTAAAGTAAAG GTTGAAATGCCAGTTGAAGAAGCAATGAATACTTTGATTAGGCTAGGCCTTGTTATAGAAACACCCATTGATGGAAGAGGAACCAGGTTGCAGGCTGTTCCTTGTGAAAAGGCCCATGAGATTCTTAAAGAACGCTGGAATAGTTTGCTTTGTTAG
- the LOC133690825 gene encoding uncharacterized protein LOC133690825 isoform X3, with amino-acid sequence MLSLPNFTGGTTALSSPRSLAPPRSRHSVFKKVTVPSRYPCCCSSLRLQELSIQEPLEESREIFRLQTQNDEDDPVPRDQEEERGISKIQVSREKYIPVSKAELLDAVLLKLFDSQDDDANQFLLLSSCLDSILHAEHKSILEEMRTDYSLTHSIDDEATSDEKSGSSDGREEADRENPGSVSNKINGNGSVGKLEEETEVDRPLHFDYGLDLRNFLSSPVTNDKRCSNGECRLAVATRFQRSFMQLLNNAQFQELSAGDLMLTSALNSDYLLTLPVYVDWKKASESNAIIFRRGYATERQKGLLIVEKLDYVQSRLLQGIFFLISKPVGKVGIWIKEAIRNAFESHEVQDWIKKMTPWLEQLSLFQQSYFSNEQASDNPPEIDQLSDTELPIWLAAQRAVSRYEGFLSPVGPRGRLFRKLLTWIGFLPPLPEKPFELDSYSNASEPRLRPIFLSRISLSDIWRPATRKYCRNNIWKMLKTSFSILLSQSALQEPAFQELILLYTTETSDSNPKDKAEVPALELKIYERIPIPDLPVVFPHKKLSFRIIDTVRLDAATILGLLAYFINYKFEILSSPSAIFLDVVAITALIIYVTRVALGYKQTWDRYQLLVNKTLYEKTLASGFGSVHFLLDASEQQQYKEAILAYAILLKETNGQF; translated from the exons ATGTTATCTCTTCCTAATTTCACCGGTGGCACCACCGCTCTGTCATCTCCACGTTCGTTGGCGCCACCTCGCTCTCGCCATTCGGTGTTTAAGAAGGTTACTGTTCCCTCCAGATATCCTTGCTGCTGCTCTTCTTTGAGACTTCAGGAATTATCAATTCAGGAGCCTTTAGAAGAATCGAGAGAGATCTTTAGATTACAAACACAGAATGATGAAGATGATCCTGTTCCAAGAGaccaagaagaagagagagggaTTTCTAAAATACAAGTGAGCAGGGAGAAATACATACCCGTTTCCAAGGCAGAGCTTTTGGATGCTGTTTTATTGAAGTTATTCGACTCTCAAGATGATGATGCTAATCagttccttcttctttcttc GTGTTTGGACTCTATTCTACACGCAGAACACAAAAGTATTTTAGAGGAAATGAGGACAGATTACTCACTTACTCATTCCATTGATGATGAAGCGACAAGTGATGAGAAATCAGGTAGTTCAGATGGAAGAGAGGAGGCTGACAGGGAAAATCCTGGCTCAGTTAGCAATAAGATCAATGGAAACGGGAGCGTGGGGAAATTAGAAGAGGAGACTGAAGTTGATAGACCATTGCATTTTGATTATGGTCTAGACTTGAGAAACTTTTTAAGCTCTCCAGTAACAAACGACAAGAGATGTTCTAATGGAGAGTGCAG ACTTGCTGTTGCCACCCGCTTCCAGCGTTCTTTTATGCAACTTCTTAATAATGCTCAGTTTCAAGAACTATCAGCTGGGGATTTGATGCTGACATCTGCCTTGAACTCAGATTACCTCCTTACTTTGCCAGTATACGTGGACTGGAAGAAAGCATCTGAATCCAATGCAATAATCTTCAG GAGGGGCTATGCAACTGAGAGGCAGAAAGGTCTGCTTATTGTTGAAAAGTTGGATTACGTTCAGTCCAGGCTTCTGCAGGGTATTTTCTTCCTTATATCAAAACCAGTGGGGAAAGTTGGCATATGGATAAAAGAG GCTATTAGAAATGCTTTTGAGAGCCATGAAGTACAAGATTGGATTAAGAAAATGACACCTTGGCTTGAGCAACTGTCACTTTTTCAGCAATCGTATTTTAGTAATGAACAAGCTTCTGATAATCCACCGGAGATTGACCAACTATCAGATACTGAACTTCCAATTTGGCTAGCAGCACAGAGGGCAGTAAGTCGGTATGAAGGTTTTCTGTCACCTGTTGGACCCCGTGGAAGGCTCTTCAGGAAGTTACTCACATGGATTGGATTTCTACCTCCTTTGCCGGAAAAGCCATTTGAACTTGACAGTTATAGTAATGCTTCTGAACCTCGTTTAAG GCCGATTTTCTTATCAAGGATATCACTTAGTGATATATGGAGACCTGCTACAAGAAAATACTGCAGAAACAATATTTGGAAAATGCTAAAGACTTCCTTTTCCATACTACTTTCTCAGTCAGCCCTCCAG GAACCTGcatttcaagaattaattttgcTTTATACCACGGAAACAAGTGATAGCAATCCTAAAGATAAAGCTGAGGTTCCAGCATTGGAGCTAAAGATCTATGAAAGAATTCCCATTCCTGATTTACCG GTCGTTTTTCCACACAAAAAGCTGTCTTTCCGTATCATTGACACG GTACGCTTGGATGCAGCTACGATATTGGGACTTTTGGCATACTTCATAAACTACAAATTTGAGATCTTATCTTCCCC ATCGGCAATATTTCTTGATGTAGTTGCTATCACTGCTCTGATAATATATGTGACTCGTGTGGCTTTGGGTTACAAACAGACATGGGATAGATATCAA CTGCTGGTTAACAAAACGCTTTATGAGAAAACACTGGCAAGTGGCTTTGGCTCGGTTCATTTTCTTCTCGATGCTTCTGAACAGCAGCAA TATAAGGAAGCCATATTGGCATATGCGATCCTGCTTAAAGAAACAAATGGACAG TTCTAA
- the LOC133690826 gene encoding uncharacterized protein LOC133690826: MGIQKICHRSSSSDKVSCSFSGEVKQMRENPVLGADSGNDSDDCELAELNCELGMVEGQRCSIPYELYDLPDLREILSLDTWNLCLTEEERFNLSAYLPDMDHETFCLTMKELFDGTELYFGNPLDKFLKRLKAGFYPPKVACFREGLQFLQRKQHYHSLRAYHDRMIQTFINMRMLWDQYGMSPGIEEKISMWKNRRKQKSVNVLDLNESPKDDHLLNEVDNLETKVMKLVETEGSAKERPPFLCTNRTKIVAPYCRPKGVLKMKASGKDSFRNHNSKMVVADSSGKRRSLPRGVLKIVPKAPSLHLEQSDIVPRGVQSNFPARTHGIRDFKFSPLPASVCFQNAGSLHEYPFLRKKVDGDRVHSTLDQPQFLIDPQEIVRVTQNLPESSTRNVKPESLPTLDGSSVVVKHKLFGVDMGRFPNKECKSSLDTVGARPHTFGGENLGANVDRESNGSFLKSLESFPFRIQYHGGEQCVAPLKEEHLTIYPRIPEVVPAISNVGNDKQETLMDSSSHQKNGENDVSVRKSGKVSSKSSVSVAFKDQKLLPLTYKRRKVLAKANSLNFGKSLTADANLKSAITKESDQDFREGVKTVKIKLMGLKDTPLNREP; the protein is encoded by the coding sequence ATGGGCATACAGAAGATTTGCCATCGGAGTTCAAGTTCTGATAAAGTTTCCTGCTCCTTCAGTGGTGAAGTCAAGCAGATGAGAGAAAACCCAGTTTTGGGTGCAGACTCAGGGAATGATTCAGATGATTGTGAACTTGCTGAATTGAACTGTGAGCTTGGTATGGTGGAAGGTCAGCGTTGCAGCATACCATATGAGCTCTATGATCTTCCAGATTTGAGGGAAATATTATCTCTAGACACATGGAATTTGTGTTTAACAGAGGAAGAAAGGTTCAACCTGTCAGCTTACCTTCCAGATATGGACCACGAGACATTTTGCCTGACTATGAAGGAGCTTTTTGATGGTACTGAACTATATTTTGGGAATCCGCtagataaatttttgaaaagattgaaAGCTGGATTCTACCCTCCAAAGGTGGCTTGCTTCAGAGAAGGTTTGCAGTTTCTACAAAGGAAGCAGCATTATCATTCTCTGAGAGCTTACCATGACAGGATGATACAAACGTTTATAAACATGAGAATGTTATGGGATCAGTATGGAATGAGTCCTGGAATTGAGGAAAAGATTTCTATGTGGAAAAACAGGAGAAAACAAAAGAGCGTCAATGTGCTTGATCTTAATGAATCTCCCAAGGATGATCATCTATTAAATGAGGTGGACAACTTGGAAACAAAGGTGATGAAGCTAGTGGAAACCGAGGGTTCAGCAAAAGAAAGACCACCCTTTCTGTGTACCAACAGGACAAAAATTGTAGCTCCATACTGCAGACCGAAGGGAGTTTTAAAGATGAAGGCATCTGGAAAAGATTCATTCCGTAATCACAATTCAAAGATGGTTGTGGCTGACTCCTCGGGAAAACGTCGATCATTGCCCAGGGGAGTGTTGAAAATAGTACCTAAAGCTCCTTCACTTCACCTGGAACAATCAGACATTGTGCCAAGAGGAGTGCAATCAAACTTTCCAGCCAGGACTCATGGCATACGGGATTTTAAGTTTTCTCCTTTGCCAGCATCTGTATGCTTTCAGAATGCAGGTAGCCTGCATGAATATCCATTTCTAAGGAAAAAGGTTGATGGTGACAGAGTTCATTCAACTCTGGACCAACCTCAGTTTCTAATAGATCCGCAGGAAATTGTTAGAGTAACCCAAAATCTCCCTGAAAGCTCTACTAGAAATGTGAAACCAGAATCGCTTCCAACTTTAGATGGAAGTTCTGTTGTGGTAAAACACAAATTATTTGGAGTTGATATGGGAAGGTTTCCGAATAAGGAATGCAAGTCATCCTTGGATACAGTGGGTGCAAGGCCACATACCTTTGGTGGTGAAAATCTGGGGGCAAATGTGGACAGAGAATCTAATGGCTCTTTCCTGAAATCCTTGGAATCATTCCCATTTCGTATCCAATATCATGGAGGGGAGCAGTGTGTGGCACCATTAAAAGAAGAGCATCTCACAATCTATCCAAGAATTCCAGAAGTGGTTCCTGCAATTTCAAATGTTGGCAATGATAAGCAAGAAACGTTAATGGATTCTTCTTCACACCAAAAGAATGGTGAAAATGATGTCAGTGTCAGAAAATCAGGGAAGGTATCGAGTAAATCCAGTGTCTCAGTGGCATTTAAGGATCAAAAGTTACTGCCTTTGACGTACAAGCGAAGGAAAGTTCTAGCTAAGGCCAACTCATTAAACTTTGGTAAGTCACTAACAGCAGATGCTAATCTGAAGTCTGCAATTACAAAAGAATCAGATCAAGATTTTAGGGAGGGTGTGAAAACtgtgaagataaaattaatggGGTTGAAAGATACGCCCTTGAACAGGGAACCTTGA